AAAGATAAATAGGATAAGAAAAATGATGAATGATATTTTGTTAATGATGTTAATAGTAGGGGTAGTTGTATCTTTTATAATATTAGCTTTTTTTATTTGGGGTGCAAAAAGTGGTCAGTTTGATGATAGTAAAAAAATGATGGGTGGCTTGCTTTTTGATAGCACTGAAGATTTAAATGATGCGGTTAAAAAAGAAGAGAAGGTAAAAAAA
This genomic interval from Halarcobacter mediterraneus contains the following:
- the ccoS gene encoding cbb3-type cytochrome oxidase assembly protein CcoS; translation: MMNDILLMMLIVGVVVSFIILAFFIWGAKSGQFDDSKKMMGGLLFDSTEDLNDAVKKEEKVKKAKENKKSEPSKK